One Siniperca chuatsi isolate FFG_IHB_CAS linkage group LG8, ASM2008510v1, whole genome shotgun sequence DNA segment encodes these proteins:
- the LOC122879855 gene encoding LON peptidase N-terminal domain and RING finger protein 3-like produces MGTESESMLQLAAEAFQSKNFDLAADIYECQLAGLGEPGSRQELMVKRADALAFGGQFTEAFDVYRQASEIERLGPVHLDNLVEYLSGIIRRQDGGDSQNRNPRRPEAAGCPVGATGFGYEDFSCRICLSFLFEPVTLPCGHCFCKKCLERERKERERPVMCKECRDSSRVADVQSYRVNVVLSNLLAKWFPSPHQAGRLRREGNGLYAERKMEAALEKYNQAISIAPTDHILFSNRSQIHSSLKHYEKALRDAEMACRLMPHWSKGHVRKAQALVSLGRTEEALREYLVCLSLEPDCRLAKTEAHKLLSDLLAPVTDQVPEHISDYSNILSLRVHIKNHTLSPSLLSSESSLASTPPAPEWSEGSEVKGQGKPEVRRLDHCCLLKRKRRSTVEEGGQERSDDHKRAKPELAEQTDSLSSVVGDVMDPTDLECSLCMRLFYEPVTTPCGHTFCLQCLKRCLDHNPKCPLCKEELSEYLVQRQYCKTVLMENLISKYLPSELIERQKIHQDEMAELSNLNENVPIFVCTMAFPTVPCPLHIFEPCYRLMIRRCMETGTNCFGMCLGDNLKGFADYGCLLEIRDVKFFSDGRSVVDTIGKRRFKVIQHRERDGYNTADIEYLEDVKVEGVAQLELQSLHDTVYDQALVWVNSLKVEQKERIEGHFGPMPGKDSVLQASPNGPSWCWWLLAVLPLEGRAQLPFLALTSLKDRLSGIRKVLLFMAHSRHR; encoded by the exons ATggggacagagagtgagagtatGCTGCAGCTTGCTGCGGAGGCTTTCCAGTCTAAAAACTTCGACCTGGCAGCGGATATCTACGAGTGCCAGCTAGCGGGACTCGGAGAACCAGGGAGCCGGCAGGAGCTGATGGTAAAGCGGGCTGACGCGCTCGCCTTCGGGGGCCAATTCACCGAAGCTTTCGATGTGTACCGACAAGCCTCTGAGATAGAGAGACTGGGACCTGTTCACCTGGACAACCTCGTAGAGTACCTGTCGGGTATTATCAGGAGGCAAGACGGGGGTGACAGTCAAAACAGGAACCCGAGGAGACCGGAGGCAGCTGGATGCCCGGTTGGTGCTACAGGTTTCGGGTACGAAGACTTCTCCTGCCGGATATGTCTGAGCTTTCTGTTCGAGCCTGTGACTCTGCCGTGCGGACACTGCTTCTGTAAAAAGTGtctggagagggagaggaaggagagggagcggCCGGTGATGTGTAAGGAGTGCAGGGACAGCTCCAGAGTAGCCGACGTCCAGAGTTACAGGGTCAATGTGGTTCTCAGCAACCTGCTGGCCAAGTGGTTCCCGTCCCCGCACCAGGCCGGCCGGCTGAGGCGGGAGGGCAACGGACTGTACGCCGAGAGGAAGATGGAAGCAGCGCTGGAGAAATATAACCAAGCCATATCGATAG cacCCACGGACCACATACTGTTCAGCAATCGCTCCCAGATCCACTCCAGTCTGAAACACTATGAAAAGGCTCTGAGAGATGCTGAGATGGCCTGCAGACTCATGCCTCACTGGTCCAAG GGTCATGTTCGTAAAGCCCAGGCCCTGGTGTCGTTGGGCAGGACGGAGGAAGCTCTGAGAGAGTACCTGGTCTGTCTGTCATTAGAGCCTGACTGTAGACTGGCCAAGACTGAGGCTCACAAG CTCCTCAGTGATCTCCTGGCTCCAGTTACAGATCAGGTCCCTGAACACATCTCAGACTACTCCAATATACTGTCTTTGAGAGTACACATCAAGAACCAC ACCCTTAGTCCCAGCTTGCTGTCATCAGAGTCCAGTCTTGCCTCCACTCCGCCTGCACCTGAGTGGTCAGAGGGCagtgaggtcaaaggtcagggaaAGCCTGAGGTCAGGAGGCTGGACCACTGTTGCCTCCTCAAACGGAAACGGAGGAGCacagtggaggagggaggacaggagaggagcgaCGATCACAAGAGAGCCAAGCCCG AGCTAGCAGAGCAGACTGATTCATTGAGTTCTGTGGTTGGTGACGTCATGGACCCGACAGATCTGGAGTGTTCTCTTTGTATGAG ACTTTTCTATGAGCCAGTGACGACGCCATGCGGTCACACTTTCTGTCTTCAGTGTCTGAAGAGATGTCTGGACCACAACCCAAAGTGTCCACTCTGTAAAGAAGAGCTGTCTGAG TACCTAGTCCAGAGGCAGTACTGTAAGACAGTATTAATGGAGAACCTGATATCTAAGTATCTTCCCTCTGAGCTCattgaaagacagaaaatccATCAGGATGAGATGGCTGAGCTCTCCAA TCTTAACGAGAATGTGCCTATATTTGTGTGCACCATGGCCTTCCCCACTGTGCCGTGTCCTCTCCATATCTTCGAGCCCTGCTACAGGCTGATGATTCGCCGATGCATGGAGACGGGAACCAACTGCTTTGGCATGTGTCTGGGAGACAACCTCAAAGG GTTTGCAGACTACGGGTGCCTGTTGGAGATCCGCGATGTGAAGTTCTTCTCCGACGGCCGTTCAGTTGTGGACACCATCGGCAAACGGAGGTTTAAAGTCATTCAGCACAGGGAGAGGGATGGATACAACACAGCTGATATAGAGTACCTGGAGGATGTTAAG gttgaGGGTGTGGCACAGCTTGAGCTGCAGTCTCTGCACGATACGGTGTATGACCAGGCCCTGGTGTGGGTCAACTCCCTGAAGGTCGAGCAGAAGGAACGCATTGAAGGACACTTTGGACCCATGCCTGGGAAAGACTCTGTActtcag GCCAGTCCTAACGGTCCCTCATGGTGTTGGTGGTTACTAGCCGTTCTTCCGTTAGAAGGCCGAGCCCAGCTGCCATTCCTGGCCCTCACCTCTCTGAAAGATCGTCTCAGCGGCATTCGCAAGGTGCTACTCTTCATGGCCCACAGCAGGCACCGGTGA